The following are from one region of the Verrucomicrobiaceae bacterium genome:
- a CDS encoding WecB/TagA/CpsF family glycosyltransferase, translating to MRHTLGALMNILVIYPYIPYPIDRGTFQRTFHLLRELAHQHTVDLIALSENGERLEQSTVFEQFCRDVRFVPFQHPAWPKLIPNRLFSRIPSSIHHWNLPHIADAIRDQLKRNSYDLVHVCDIVLAQYFLDEHQDIPLSIDRSRVDLQFQTQQAAFNTRTLKDKLLTWESLTKMRHFEKRVARRSQLQVLCGPDDETFVRHHISQTAPLKVVPNGVDLDYFRADIDPEPRSAQPTVLFCGAMDYMPNIDAMRWFFGEIHESLMQRIPNLQVLIVGKSPNAEVQAYARLPGVTVTGSVPDVRPYYRRAWLQMVPLRIGGGTRLKIVESLAIGTPVISTTIGAQGLGLTHGANILLADTPSAFADQIVSALQNPPLRNHLRNKGICVAKKRFGWRSIGAELIAAYRHFEPKQRKQVRLMDVPFDVVTMSQTIDRVEDMIASKQPHYLATANVDFLVQCRKDAELRRILQDAHLVVCDGTPLVWLSKLLRRSLPERVAGSDLVPKLLSRAETEGWRIFFLGGDPSVLSQAIANVEAQHPGIQIVGSFSPPFAPIEGMDHETICQQVREAKPDLLLVSFGCPKQEKWIARHYQALGVPVSIGVGATIDFLAGSMKRAPRWMQFIGMEWLFRLAQEPRRLLKRYATDLVVFGMGSIREITRSLITTKAPQRA from the coding sequence ATGCGCCACACTCTTGGCGCACTCATGAACATCCTCGTCATCTACCCTTATATCCCATACCCGATCGACCGGGGCACTTTCCAGCGCACGTTCCACCTCCTGCGAGAACTCGCACATCAGCACACCGTCGATCTCATCGCCCTCAGTGAGAATGGCGAGCGTCTTGAACAAAGCACCGTCTTTGAGCAATTCTGCCGTGATGTACGCTTCGTTCCCTTTCAGCACCCAGCGTGGCCAAAGCTCATCCCAAACCGCCTTTTCAGCCGCATTCCGTCTTCCATCCATCATTGGAATCTCCCACACATCGCCGACGCCATTCGCGATCAGCTCAAACGCAATTCCTACGACCTCGTTCACGTCTGCGATATTGTTTTGGCTCAATACTTCCTCGACGAGCACCAAGACATCCCTCTCAGCATCGACCGCAGCCGCGTGGATCTTCAATTTCAAACGCAGCAGGCTGCGTTCAATACCCGCACGCTGAAAGACAAGCTTCTCACCTGGGAAAGCCTCACCAAGATGCGTCATTTTGAAAAGCGAGTCGCCCGACGCAGCCAACTTCAGGTCCTTTGCGGCCCGGATGACGAGACTTTTGTCCGCCACCACATCAGTCAAACAGCGCCTCTTAAAGTCGTCCCGAACGGAGTCGATCTCGATTACTTCCGTGCTGATATTGACCCAGAGCCACGCAGCGCACAACCCACCGTGCTGTTTTGCGGTGCTATGGATTACATGCCGAATATTGATGCGATGCGCTGGTTCTTTGGCGAGATTCATGAATCGCTGATGCAGCGTATTCCAAATCTCCAAGTGCTCATCGTCGGTAAATCGCCCAACGCCGAAGTTCAGGCCTATGCGCGGCTTCCTGGAGTCACCGTCACCGGCAGCGTTCCTGACGTGCGGCCCTACTATCGCCGTGCTTGGCTCCAAATGGTGCCGCTCCGCATCGGTGGTGGCACAAGGCTCAAAATAGTCGAAAGCCTCGCCATCGGCACACCAGTGATTTCCACCACCATCGGAGCCCAAGGACTCGGTTTGACGCATGGCGCGAATATTTTGCTCGCCGACACACCTTCTGCCTTTGCCGACCAAATCGTGAGCGCTTTGCAAAACCCTCCGCTACGCAACCACCTTCGGAATAAAGGCATCTGCGTCGCCAAAAAGCGCTTTGGCTGGCGCAGCATCGGCGCAGAGCTGATTGCTGCCTATCGTCACTTCGAACCAAAACAGCGCAAACAAGTGCGACTGATGGATGTGCCTTTCGATGTCGTAACCATGAGCCAAACAATCGACCGAGTCGAAGACATGATCGCCAGCAAGCAGCCGCACTACCTCGCTACGGCGAATGTCGATTTCTTGGTTCAATGCCGCAAAGACGCCGAACTGCGGCGCATTCTCCAAGATGCTCATCTGGTTGTTTGTGATGGCACTCCACTCGTTTGGCTCTCCAAGCTCCTACGCCGTTCTTTGCCAGAGCGTGTCGCAGGCTCTGATCTCGTGCCAAAATTGCTCTCTCGCGCTGAGACCGAGGGCTGGCGCATTTTCTTCCTCGGCGGTGATCCTAGCGTGCTTTCACAGGCCATTGCCAACGTCGAAGCCCAGCATCCAGGCATTCAGATCGTCGGTTCATTTTCACCGCCCTTTGCCCCGATTGAGGGCATGGATCACGAAACGATCTGCCAGCAGGTGCGTGAGGCGAAACCTGACTTGTTACTCGTTTCCTTTGGGTGTCCAAAGCAGGAAAAGTGGATCGCTCGGCATTACCAGGCGCTCGGCGTGCCAGTGAGTATCGGCGTCGGTGCGACAATCGACTTCCTAGCCGGCAGCATGAAGCGAGCACCTCGTTGGATGCAGTTCATAGGCATGGAGTGGCTCTTCCGCCTTGCCCAGGAGCCACGTCGCTTGCTGAAGCGTTATGCCACAGATCTCGTCGTCTTCGGAATGGGCTCCATCCGTGAAATAACCCGTTCCTTGATCACTACCAAAGCACCGCAACGCGCATGA